A region of the Blattabacterium cuenoti genome:
GGGTTTTAATTCAAAATTTTTAATAGAAATACTATCCTCTTTTAAGGAAGATTTTGTTAGTTTTGAACTCTATAGTTCAAATAGAATGGGTATTTTAAAACCATATTCTTCTTCAAAAAAAGAAGAATCAATTTTGATATTGATTATGTCTATAATAGTATGAGAATTTCATATAATTGGCTTAGAAAATATATTTCTATTGATCTTAGTGCAAAAAAAATATCAGATATTTTAACGGAAATAGGTTTATCAGTAAAAAATGTAATAAAAAAAAAAATAGGAAAAACAGAAGATTCTATTTTGGATGTAGAAATTACTCCTAATCGTTCTGATGCAATGAGTCATTACGGAATAGCTCGTGACTTATATGCTGTTTTAACATTCCGCGGTTACAAAACCCATTTATCAAAACCAATAATAAGTAATTATCCAAAAGATATTAATAAAAAATATAGTTTTAAAATTTTTATCGAAGATAAAAATAAATGCAGAAGATTTTCTGGACTGATTCTTTCTAAAATAGAAACAAATTCATCTCCGAATTGGTTAAATAACCAATTAAAATCTATTGGAATCAAACCCATCAATAATATAATAGATATCACCAATTTTGTAATGAATGAATTAGGACTACCTATACAGGTTTTTGATATGGATCAAATAGAAGGAGAAAGCCTTATAATAAAAAACGTAAAAAATAAGATTTATTTCAATTCCGAAGATAATCGAAAAAGAATACTCAATGAAAAAGATTTTATCATTTCTGATAAAATAAAACCTCTATCCATAGCTGGAATTATAAATGAAACTAACTTAAATATTAATATAAAAACTAAAAATATTTTCTTAGGATGCGCCTATTTTAATCCTTTAGATATCCGTTCTATTGGAATCAGACACATGATAAAAACGGATGCTAGATTTCGATTTGAAAGAGGAGTAGATCCTAATCTCACAGTATATGCTTTAAAAAGAACCGCTTTTCTTATAAAAAAAGTTACAAACTGTAACATGAGTTCTGATATAATGGATATTTATCCTAATCCAATAGATCCTTTTACAATAAAACTTCGTTATCAAAAAATACATGATCTTATCGGAAAAAAAATTTCCGAAAAGATCATCAAAAAAATTTTATTACTACTTGAAATAGTTATTCTTGATGAAAAGAAAAAATCTTTGCTAGTTCTTGTTCCTCCTTATAGAATAGATGTACAAAGAGAAGTAGATTTAATAGAAGAAATATTACGCATTTATGGATTAACCAAAATAAAAATCTCTAAAAAAATACAAATTTCTCCACTTCCAAATTTTTTTTATAAAACAAAAGAAAAAATCCAAAAAACTATTTTCAATCAATTAGTAAATTATGGTTTTCAAGAAATTATCAATCCTCCTCTCATAAGTCAAAACAAAGATTCTTTATTATTGAATTTTTTTTTCAATAGAGAAGAAATCAGGATTTTAAATCCTTCCAATAAATCCTATAATTCCATGCGTTCCAGTTTATTATTTGGAATGATCGATAGAATAAAACATAATTATAATAGAGGAAATCAAAAAATAAAATTCTTTGAAATAGGAAAAATTTATTATAAAAGGAATCATCAATTTTTAGAAAAAACCTATTTAAGTATTGCTTTATCGGAAAAAGATAAAAACAAAAAAAAAATCATGGAACAAAAAAATTCTTTGTTCTTTGATTTGAAAGGAATTATAGAACAAATTTTTCAGAGAATTGGGATTTTCCATTATACTCAGATAAACTCTACTCATCCTTTTTTAAGAGAAAGTATATCCATCAAATATAAAAATAAAAATCTAGTAGAATTAGGAAAATTAAAAGAAAATTTCTTCAAAGATCAGGAAGTTTTTTATGCGGAAATAGATTGGGAATATTTGATTTATATAATTCAAAAAAAAAAAGTAATATTTGTTCCCTTTTCTAAATATCCTACTTCCAAAAGAGACTTATCATTCTTAGTGGATAAAACCATCTCCTTTGAAAAAATTTATCAGTTAATA
Encoded here:
- the pheT gene encoding phenylalanine--tRNA ligase subunit beta; translation: MRISYNWLRKYISIDLSAKKISDILTEIGLSVKNVIKKKIGKTEDSILDVEITPNRSDAMSHYGIARDLYAVLTFRGYKTHLSKPIISNYPKDINKKYSFKIFIEDKNKCRRFSGLILSKIETNSSPNWLNNQLKSIGIKPINNIIDITNFVMNELGLPIQVFDMDQIEGESLIIKNVKNKIYFNSEDNRKRILNEKDFIISDKIKPLSIAGIINETNLNINIKTKNIFLGCAYFNPLDIRSIGIRHMIKTDARFRFERGVDPNLTVYALKRTAFLIKKVTNCNMSSDIMDIYPNPIDPFTIKLRYQKIHDLIGKKISEKIIKKILLLLEIVILDEKKKSLLVLVPPYRIDVQREVDLIEEILRIYGLTKIKISKKIQISPLPNFFYKTKEKIQKTIFNQLVNYGFQEIINPPLISQNKDSLLLNFFFNREEIRILNPSNKSYNSMRSSLLFGMIDRIKHNYNRGNQKIKFFEIGKIYYKRNHQFLEKTYLSIALSEKDKNKKKIMEQKNSLFFDLKGIIEQIFQRIGIFHYTQINSTHPFLRESISIKYKNKNLVELGKLKENFFKDQEVFYAEIDWEYLIYIIQKKKVIFVPFSKYPTSKRDLSFLVDKTISFEKIYQLIKKKEKNLIKKIKIYDLYEGKDLPKEKKSYTISFFFESQEETLTDLMMYEVMKKIEKFLKNELGAKIRGISQ